One region of Halomonas huangheensis genomic DNA includes:
- a CDS encoding acyl-CoA thioesterase: MSQVAELEWDLPQPFVIELEVGDEAIDHYGHANNAEYLRWVERASWEHSAQLGLTLAHYQQLDRGMAVHRHELDYLAPCFVGERLAMATWIVQCDGRLTLTRCFQLQRIADGVTLLRAQTRYACIALSTGRPRRLPESFIRGYGGAVVSAEA; the protein is encoded by the coding sequence ATGTCGCAAGTGGCTGAACTCGAGTGGGACCTCCCGCAACCGTTCGTAATTGAACTGGAAGTGGGCGACGAAGCCATTGATCACTATGGCCATGCCAACAACGCCGAATACCTGCGCTGGGTGGAACGTGCCAGTTGGGAGCATTCGGCCCAGCTTGGTTTGACGCTGGCGCATTACCAGCAATTGGACCGGGGTATGGCTGTCCATCGCCATGAGTTGGATTATCTGGCGCCGTGTTTTGTCGGTGAGCGGCTGGCGATGGCCACCTGGATTGTCCAATGTGATGGACGCCTGACGCTGACACGATGCTTCCAATTACAGCGCATTGCAGACGGCGTGACATTACTGCGCGCACAGACCCGCTATGCTTGTATCGCGCTTTCCACAGGGCGACCCAGGCGTTTGCCCGAGAGTTTCATCCGTGGCTATGGCGGGGCCGTCGTCAGCGCCGAGGCATGA
- the rpmB gene encoding 50S ribosomal protein L28, with translation MSKVCQVTGKRPVTGNNVSHSQRKTRRRFLPNLHSHRFWVESEKRFVTLRVSSKGMRIIDKKGIDEVLSDIRKRGDAV, from the coding sequence ATGTCCAAAGTATGTCAGGTTACCGGCAAGCGCCCGGTGACTGGTAACAACGTCTCACACTCCCAGCGCAAGACTCGTCGTCGTTTCTTGCCGAACCTGCATTCTCATCGTTTCTGGGTCGAGTCCGAAAAGCGTTTCGTGACCCTGCGCGTCTCTTCCAAGGGCATGCGCATTATCGACAAGAAGGGCATCGATGAGGTGCTCAGCGATATCCGCAAGCGCGGCGACGCTGTCTAA
- a CDS encoding class I SAM-dependent rRNA methyltransferase has translation MTRSLRLKKNADRRIKAGHLWLYSNEIDIAETPLKGFQAGEQVIIEEANGRAIGLAYVNPNSLICARVVSRDPSMRLDRSLLVHRLKQALALREQLFKEPYYRLVHGEADLLPGLVIDRFGDVLVLQLNTFGMEAVKDELLDALDKVISPACVVLRNDTSGRRQEGLEQQVEVVKGSLPEQVLLRENGVTFAAAVLDGQKTGWFYDHRVNRAWLNQHVAGKRVLDLFSYVGGWGVQAAANGASEVLCVDASERALERVAENAALNGLHEQVAIGQGDAFEVLSALRAEGEKFDVVVLDPPAFIKKRKDIPNGERAYGKLNREAMRLLGRDGLLLSASCSMHLAPERLTDVVRGAIRHQDRQGQIVYQGHQGPDHPVHPAIPETSYLKALGVRVFRD, from the coding sequence GTGACTCGCTCACTGCGCCTGAAAAAGAATGCTGATCGCCGTATCAAGGCCGGTCACCTGTGGCTGTATTCCAATGAGATCGATATCGCCGAGACGCCGTTGAAAGGCTTTCAGGCCGGCGAACAGGTCATTATTGAAGAGGCCAACGGTAGGGCGATCGGACTGGCCTACGTCAACCCGAATTCGCTGATCTGTGCTCGGGTGGTGTCTCGCGACCCCAGTATGCGTCTCGATCGTTCGCTGCTGGTCCATCGCCTCAAGCAGGCACTGGCACTACGCGAGCAGTTGTTCAAGGAACCGTACTACCGACTGGTGCATGGTGAGGCCGACCTGTTGCCTGGCCTGGTTATCGACCGTTTTGGTGATGTGCTGGTGCTGCAGCTCAACACCTTCGGCATGGAAGCGGTGAAGGACGAGCTGCTGGATGCGCTGGACAAGGTAATCTCACCCGCGTGTGTAGTGTTGCGTAATGACACCAGTGGCCGCCGCCAGGAAGGCCTTGAGCAGCAGGTCGAAGTGGTCAAGGGCAGCCTGCCGGAGCAGGTGCTGCTGCGTGAGAATGGGGTGACCTTCGCCGCTGCTGTGCTGGATGGCCAGAAAACAGGCTGGTTCTATGACCATCGCGTCAACCGTGCGTGGCTCAATCAGCATGTGGCAGGCAAGCGTGTTCTCGATCTTTTCAGCTATGTAGGTGGCTGGGGCGTGCAGGCGGCGGCGAATGGTGCCAGCGAGGTACTATGCGTGGATGCCAGTGAGCGCGCCCTGGAGCGAGTCGCTGAGAATGCGGCCTTGAACGGCTTGCATGAGCAGGTCGCTATCGGTCAGGGCGATGCCTTTGAAGTGCTGTCTGCCCTGCGTGCCGAAGGCGAGAAGTTTGATGTCGTGGTACTCGATCCCCCGGCCTTCATCAAGAAACGCAAGGATATTCCCAATGGTGAGCGAGCCTACGGCAAGCTCAATCGTGAGGCCATGCGTTTGTTGGGTCGTGATGGTCTACTGCTGTCAGCATCCTGTTCCATGCACCTCGCTCCGGAACGTTTGACGGATGTGGTGCGCGGCGCCATTCGTCATCAGGATCGCCAGGGGCAGATCGTCTATCAGGGCCATCAGGGCCCCGATCATCCGGTGCATCCGGCGATTCCCGAGACGTCCTATCTCAAGGCGCTGGGTGTGCGCGTATTCCGCGACTGA
- the coaBC gene encoding bifunctional phosphopantothenoylcysteine decarboxylase/phosphopantothenate--cysteine ligase CoaBC, translating into MSAPDQPSPSTPSGSLLPGQRVLLGISAGIAAYKSAFLARLLVQAGCEVQVVMTEGAQAFITPLTLQALTGRAVRTSLLDPTAELGMGHIELARWADRILIAPATADLMARLAQGQADDLLTTLCLASDAEKLMAPAMNQAMWRHPATQRNAEQLRQDGWTLLGPAAGDQACGDVGPGRMLEPDDIAALMLDTGTITAADLFASERHIVITAGPTREPLDPVRYLSNHSSGKMGFALAEAARASGAQVTLITGPVDRPTPAGVTRIDVETAEQMLEVAQDIATDCDIFIGCAAVADYRAATTAEHKIKKVDGEQELTLKLVKNPDIIATISAMSDGPMVVGFAAETRDVEAYARSKLERKNLDMIVANDVSQQQLGFGSDNNAAILLWRDGNDIERQQEPTQAKSQLAHAIIARALHCLAQNQNTSSTAP; encoded by the coding sequence ATGTCAGCCCCTGATCAGCCATCCCCCTCCACACCCTCGGGGTCGCTTCTCCCGGGACAGCGAGTACTGCTCGGCATCAGTGCCGGTATCGCCGCCTACAAGAGTGCCTTTCTGGCCCGCCTGTTGGTACAGGCAGGCTGCGAGGTACAGGTGGTAATGACCGAAGGTGCTCAGGCTTTCATTACTCCGCTGACACTCCAGGCGCTGACCGGACGCGCAGTAAGAACATCCTTGCTGGACCCCACTGCCGAGCTTGGGATGGGGCATATCGAGCTGGCACGCTGGGCCGACCGTATCCTGATCGCACCGGCGACTGCCGACCTGATGGCACGCCTGGCCCAGGGCCAGGCTGACGATCTGTTGACCACGCTGTGCCTGGCCAGTGATGCCGAAAAACTGATGGCACCAGCAATGAATCAGGCCATGTGGCGCCATCCCGCCACTCAACGCAACGCCGAACAGTTGCGCCAGGACGGTTGGACGCTGCTGGGCCCCGCCGCAGGCGACCAGGCCTGTGGCGACGTCGGTCCAGGACGGATGTTGGAACCAGATGACATCGCTGCACTGATGCTCGACACGGGGACGATTACTGCAGCCGATCTGTTCGCCAGTGAACGACATATCGTGATCACTGCAGGCCCCACTCGAGAACCACTGGACCCAGTGCGCTACCTGTCAAACCACAGTTCAGGCAAGATGGGGTTTGCCCTCGCCGAAGCCGCTCGAGCCAGTGGTGCACAGGTCACACTGATCACCGGTCCAGTTGACCGGCCCACCCCGGCAGGTGTGACCCGCATCGATGTGGAAACCGCCGAGCAGATGCTCGAGGTCGCACAGGACATCGCCACAGATTGCGACATCTTCATCGGCTGTGCCGCAGTCGCCGACTATCGCGCCGCAACCACTGCCGAGCACAAGATCAAGAAGGTCGATGGTGAGCAGGAGTTGACCCTGAAGCTGGTCAAGAATCCGGATATCATCGCCACCATTTCTGCAATGTCCGACGGCCCCATGGTGGTAGGATTTGCCGCCGAGACGCGAGATGTCGAGGCATATGCGCGATCAAAACTCGAGCGCAAGAACCTCGACATGATTGTGGCCAATGATGTCTCTCAACAGCAACTGGGCTTCGGTAGCGATAACAACGCCGCCATTCTACTTTGGCGTGACGGTAACGATATTGAACGCCAGCAGGAGCCAACGCAGGCCAAGTCGCAATTGGCTCACGCCATCATTGCCCGCGCGCTGCATTGTCTGGCACAGAACCAGAACACCAGTTCAACAGCACCATGA
- the mutM gene encoding bifunctional DNA-formamidopyrimidine glycosylase/DNA-(apurinic or apyrimidinic site) lyase, translating into MPELPEVETTRRGIAPHVEGREIREVIVRESRMRTPVPTDFDDRLIGARFGSLQRRAKYLLLPLHDGEDASHERGTLIWHLGMSGSLRIVRLGEMPRKHDHIDVVLDDGVILRYHDPRRFGFVDWLRGSVGEENLVSEDPRLSRLGPEPLSDAFDGARLFDRSRGRRIAVKPFLMDNAVVVGVGNIYAAEALFLAGIDPRTAAGRISRERYDRLAAACREVLAAAITQGGTTLRDFVSGTGEPGYFAQRLNVYGRHGEPCRRCGAELRLVTLGQRASVFCPDCQH; encoded by the coding sequence ATGCCGGAACTGCCCGAGGTTGAAACGACGCGACGTGGTATTGCGCCTCATGTCGAGGGGCGTGAGATTCGCGAGGTTATCGTGCGGGAGTCGCGTATGCGCACTCCGGTGCCGACCGACTTCGATGATCGCTTGATCGGTGCTCGCTTCGGTAGTCTGCAGCGGCGTGCCAAGTATCTACTGCTGCCGTTGCATGATGGCGAGGATGCCAGTCATGAGCGCGGTACGCTGATCTGGCACCTGGGCATGTCCGGCAGTCTGCGTATCGTGCGCCTTGGCGAGATGCCCAGAAAGCACGATCATATTGATGTGGTGCTCGATGATGGCGTGATTCTGCGTTATCACGATCCGCGGCGATTCGGCTTTGTCGACTGGTTGCGTGGTTCTGTCGGTGAAGAAAACCTGGTCAGCGAAGATCCACGACTGTCGCGGCTCGGTCCTGAGCCGTTATCGGATGCCTTCGATGGTGCTCGCCTGTTTGATCGCTCACGTGGGCGGCGTATTGCAGTGAAGCCCTTCCTGATGGATAACGCTGTGGTGGTCGGAGTGGGTAATATCTACGCTGCCGAGGCGCTGTTCCTTGCTGGTATCGATCCGCGTACCGCTGCCGGGCGTATTTCTCGAGAGCGCTATGATCGCCTTGCCGCGGCCTGCCGTGAAGTGCTGGCTGCAGCGATTACCCAGGGCGGAACAACACTGCGTGATTTTGTCAGCGGTACGGGTGAACCAGGCTACTTCGCTCAGCGTCTCAATGTCTACGGTCGGCATGGAGAGCCCTGTCGACGCTGTGGTGCCGAATTGCGTCTGGTGACGCTGGGGCAGAGGGCCAGTGTATTCTGTCCTGACTGTCAGCACTGA
- the slmA gene encoding nucleoid occlusion factor SlmA, producing the protein MTQENTPPSRREQILQALALMLEEDSGKRITIAALARQVGVSEAALYRHFPSKARMYEGLISFIEESLFERITRILDDHQQALPRCYHIMALVLAFAEKNPGLSRLLGGDVLTGETARLRLRIHQLFERLETQFKQILREAELREGRRPAIPATAGANLLSALIEGRIAQFVRSDYRRRPTEHWEDQWQAISAQLLREAPALA; encoded by the coding sequence ATGACGCAGGAAAATACGCCCCCCAGCCGTAGAGAGCAGATTCTGCAGGCACTGGCACTGATGCTGGAGGAAGACAGTGGCAAACGCATCACGATTGCCGCTCTTGCTCGCCAGGTCGGTGTGTCAGAGGCCGCGCTGTATCGCCACTTTCCCAGCAAGGCCCGCATGTACGAGGGCCTGATCAGCTTTATCGAGGAATCGCTGTTCGAGCGCATCACCCGCATTCTTGACGACCATCAACAAGCTCTACCACGCTGCTACCACATCATGGCACTGGTATTGGCATTCGCCGAGAAGAACCCCGGCCTATCTCGCCTGCTCGGCGGCGATGTCCTGACCGGTGAGACCGCACGCTTGCGGCTGCGTATTCATCAGCTATTCGAACGCCTCGAGACCCAGTTCAAGCAAATCCTGCGTGAAGCGGAGCTGCGTGAGGGACGCAGGCCAGCGATTCCAGCCACCGCCGGTGCCAACCTGCTGAGCGCCCTGATCGAGGGCCGTATCGCTCAGTTCGTACGTAGCGACTATCGACGGCGTCCCACCGAGCACTGGGAAGATCAGTGGCAGGCAATTTCCGCACAGCTGCTGCGCGAGGCCCCGGCACTCGCCTGA
- a CDS encoding DUF2007 domain-containing protein has protein sequence MTTVPWVLVFVHSNAMLVGHVNNLLEAAGIRCELRNMTLAGGAGELPPLECEPQVWVAAHNQQRAEQVIRDALDASEAKPEWQCRRCGERLEGAFDTCWNCGAEREEG, from the coding sequence ATGACGACAGTCCCATGGGTGCTGGTTTTTGTACATAGCAACGCCATGCTGGTAGGCCATGTGAATAATCTGCTCGAAGCCGCCGGGATCCGTTGTGAACTGCGTAACATGACTCTGGCGGGCGGCGCCGGTGAGCTGCCGCCTCTGGAGTGTGAACCCCAGGTCTGGGTGGCAGCACACAACCAGCAACGTGCCGAACAGGTGATTCGCGATGCGCTGGACGCGTCTGAAGCCAAGCCGGAATGGCAATGCCGGCGCTGTGGAGAGCGCCTCGAAGGCGCCTTCGATACCTGCTGGAACTGTGGGGCCGAGCGCGAGGAAGGGTGA
- a CDS encoding phosphomannomutase/phosphoglucomutase, which yields MTRNSQAIVPATIFRAYDIRGVVGDTLTEQGVETIGRAIGSEAQERGEYRIVVARDGRLSGPQLMAALTRGLISSGCDVIDIGMVPTPVLYFATHVFDDTSSGVMVTGSHNPPEYNGLKMVLGGDALCGDTITALYDRITTDDLRNGQGKVSHYDMRDTYLERILADVKLERPLKAVVDCGNGVAGELGPKLIERLGCETIPLFDEIDGSFPNHHPDPGKPENLKDLIKAVGEHQADIGLAFDGDGDRLGIITPRGRLIYPDHLLMAFAEDMLARNAGARVIFDIKCTGKLIEVIEAAGGTPEMWRTGHSLIKARMKETDALLAGEMSGHIFFKERWYGFDDGLYAAARLLEALSQYDGDADAFFDRYPQNLSTPEINIEVSDESKFDLVRRLAQQGNFGEDGIKTTLDGIRVDYADGWGLCRASNTTPMLVLRFEGNDQAALTRIRQCFAAALADIDPTLILPN from the coding sequence ATGACGCGTAATTCACAAGCCATCGTCCCAGCAACCATCTTTCGTGCCTACGATATTCGCGGTGTCGTTGGTGACACTCTGACCGAGCAAGGCGTCGAGACCATCGGCCGCGCCATCGGCAGTGAAGCACAGGAGCGCGGCGAATATCGTATCGTGGTTGCACGCGATGGCCGTCTGTCAGGCCCGCAGTTGATGGCTGCACTGACTCGCGGCCTGATCTCCAGTGGCTGCGATGTTATCGACATCGGCATGGTACCAACGCCGGTGCTGTACTTCGCCACCCATGTGTTCGACGACACCTCTTCCGGTGTGATGGTTACCGGTAGCCACAACCCTCCAGAGTATAACGGCCTGAAGATGGTGCTCGGCGGTGACGCCCTCTGCGGCGACACCATCACCGCGCTGTACGATCGCATCACCACCGATGACCTGCGGAATGGTCAGGGCAAGGTCAGTCACTACGACATGCGTGACACCTATCTCGAGCGTATCCTGGCTGACGTCAAACTGGAGCGGCCGCTCAAGGCAGTTGTCGACTGCGGCAATGGCGTCGCCGGTGAGTTGGGGCCTAAGCTGATCGAACGCCTGGGGTGCGAGACGATTCCATTATTCGACGAGATCGACGGCAGCTTCCCCAACCATCATCCGGATCCAGGCAAGCCCGAGAACCTCAAGGACCTGATCAAGGCCGTCGGTGAACACCAGGCGGATATCGGTCTGGCCTTCGATGGCGATGGTGACCGCCTTGGCATCATCACGCCACGCGGCCGTTTGATCTATCCCGACCACCTGTTGATGGCCTTCGCTGAGGACATGCTTGCTCGCAATGCTGGAGCTCGTGTCATTTTCGACATCAAATGTACCGGCAAACTGATCGAGGTCATCGAAGCTGCCGGTGGCACTCCAGAGATGTGGCGGACCGGTCACTCGCTGATCAAGGCACGCATGAAAGAAACCGATGCCCTGTTGGCAGGCGAGATGAGCGGCCATATCTTCTTCAAGGAGCGCTGGTATGGTTTCGACGATGGCCTGTACGCTGCCGCTCGCCTGCTTGAGGCTCTTTCGCAGTACGATGGTGATGCTGACGCCTTCTTCGACCGCTATCCACAGAACCTGAGCACTCCAGAGATCAATATCGAGGTCAGCGACGAATCCAAGTTCGACCTGGTCAGGCGACTGGCACAACAGGGCAACTTCGGCGAGGATGGCATCAAGACAACTCTGGATGGCATCCGTGTCGACTACGCCGATGGCTGGGGCCTGTGCCGCGCGTCCAACACCACGCCGATGCTGGTGCTGCGTTTCGAGGGCAATGACCAGGCGGCCCTGACCCGGATTCGACAGTGCTTTGCCGCGGCCCTTGCCGATATCGATCCGACCCTGATCCTGCCCAATTGA
- the dut gene encoding dUTP diphosphatase → MPSANSRPRLAVKILDERLKDRMPRYATEGSAGMDLHALLDQPLTIEPGQCELVRTGLSIHIADPGLAGMILPRSGLGHKHGIVLGNLVGLIDSDYQGELMVSVWNRGQKTFTLEPFERMAQYVIVPVVQAELEIVDDFSDSLRGSGGFGSSGRH, encoded by the coding sequence ATGCCTTCAGCCAACTCCCGCCCCCGTCTGGCGGTCAAGATTCTCGACGAGCGCTTGAAAGACCGCATGCCGCGCTATGCCACTGAAGGTTCCGCCGGAATGGATTTGCACGCACTGCTCGATCAACCACTGACTATCGAACCCGGACAGTGTGAGTTGGTACGTACAGGGCTCTCCATTCATATCGCCGACCCGGGCCTGGCCGGAATGATCCTGCCGCGCTCGGGACTTGGCCACAAACACGGCATCGTACTTGGTAATCTGGTCGGTCTGATCGACTCTGACTATCAGGGAGAACTGATGGTTTCGGTGTGGAACCGTGGTCAGAAGACTTTCACTCTCGAACCCTTCGAGCGCATGGCGCAGTACGTCATCGTGCCAGTGGTACAGGCAGAGCTCGAAATTGTCGATGATTTCAGCGATAGCCTGCGAGGCAGCGGCGGCTTTGGCAGTTCTGGACGGCATTGA
- the rpmG gene encoding 50S ribosomal protein L33, which translates to MRDKIRMVSSAGTGHFYTTDKNKRNTPDKLEMKKFDPVVRKHVMYKEAKIK; encoded by the coding sequence ATGCGTGACAAGATTCGTATGGTGTCAAGCGCCGGTACTGGCCACTTCTACACCACCGACAAGAACAAGCGTAACACTCCGGACAAGCTGGAAATGAAGAAGTTTGACCCGGTTGTTCGCAAGCACGTGATGTACAAGGAAGCCAAGATCAAGTAA
- the argB gene encoding acetylglutamate kinase: MSEQARDPRLVVEILSEALPYIQRFSGKTVVVKYGGNAMTEDALIDSFARDMVLMKEVGINPVVVHGGGPQIGELLERLQIESRFVGGMRVTDSETMDVVEMVLGGLVNKEIVNQINQCGGKAIGLTGKDGRQIQARKLQVKHQTPEMTAPEIIDIGHVGEVEHVSTDLIEMLAARDFIPVIAPIGVDAEGHSYNINADLVAGKVAEALSAEKLMLLTNVAGLMNRDGEVMTGLSTAQVDELIDDGTIHGGMLPKIRCALDAVKEGVVSAHIVDGRVPHATLLEIFTNAGVGTLITNTEPEAVPQG; the protein is encoded by the coding sequence ATGAGCGAACAGGCTCGCGACCCGCGCCTGGTAGTAGAGATCCTCTCCGAGGCTCTACCTTATATCCAGCGTTTCTCCGGCAAGACGGTGGTCGTCAAGTATGGCGGTAACGCCATGACCGAAGATGCCCTGATCGACTCCTTCGCCCGCGATATGGTGTTGATGAAGGAAGTCGGTATCAACCCGGTGGTCGTCCATGGTGGCGGCCCACAGATCGGCGAACTGCTGGAGCGACTGCAGATCGAGTCACGCTTCGTGGGCGGAATGCGAGTGACCGACTCCGAGACCATGGATGTGGTGGAAATGGTACTCGGGGGTCTGGTCAACAAGGAGATCGTCAACCAGATCAACCAATGCGGCGGCAAGGCCATCGGCCTGACCGGCAAGGATGGCCGGCAGATTCAAGCGCGCAAACTCCAGGTCAAGCACCAGACGCCTGAAATGACCGCTCCGGAGATCATCGACATCGGTCATGTCGGCGAGGTAGAGCATGTCTCCACCGATTTGATCGAGATGCTCGCCGCTCGCGACTTCATCCCTGTCATCGCCCCCATCGGCGTCGATGCAGAGGGCCACAGCTACAACATCAATGCGGATCTCGTCGCCGGCAAGGTAGCGGAAGCGCTATCAGCAGAGAAGCTGATGCTGCTGACCAACGTCGCCGGCCTGATGAACCGCGATGGTGAAGTAATGACCGGCTTGAGCACCGCCCAGGTCGACGAGTTGATCGACGACGGCACCATTCATGGCGGCATGCTACCGAAGATTCGCTGTGCTCTGGATGCGGTCAAGGAAGGCGTGGTCAGCGCACATATCGTCGATGGCCGCGTGCCACATGCCACGCTCCTCGAAATCTTCACCAACGCCGGCGTCGGTACCCTGATCACCAATACCGAGCCGGAGGCTGTACCACAGGGATAA
- a CDS encoding ABC transporter transmembrane domain-containing protein, which produces MSLPAISGGRRGIDMSLVAGMGVMQAILMIINAFATRDLFLALHTSSPLPVMDLATLVLAALAIAALQALARVRAEAIGQSYNLELRQRLFEAIAGMPTEQRDGRRLGGLSLRFVGDLSAARGWVGLGITRLLSGVIVLPMAGLCLWWLNPLLALAGGIPILLAVAVSLAMGSALNRLHHNLRRRRAGVAIAAMERISIARELALMNRLPRELSYLERKGSRSADDAVQRVHRVALLRAVPNASLGISAAAILWIAAQVGIPVAEAAAALSVLAVLVLPLKEFVGVWDRYNGWRIARRKCQRLLAEASVVPRPRRQRRAVGIDLDNISVGGVSLNLTIRPGQCVRIVARDGDQAGMLVEAIALRRCCDTGTIRFSSNELPAILYVCDTPTVLRGSLRRALTLAAAARPGDERLREVAVGCGLGELLKRLGGLDGRLAEQGRNLLPGERMRLSVVQALVARPDIIVINSRLWPGLADGQALLELLVATGATLVHTLPEGIDAGNSHVLVVQASDREWSIQPSAPQEEVLRTDTQ; this is translated from the coding sequence ATGTCATTGCCTGCCATCTCCGGAGGGCGGCGCGGTATTGATATGTCGCTGGTGGCTGGCATGGGGGTGATGCAGGCCATACTGATGATCATCAATGCCTTTGCCACCCGAGACCTGTTTCTCGCCCTGCATACATCCAGTCCTCTGCCGGTGATGGATCTGGCAACCCTGGTGCTGGCCGCGTTGGCGATTGCTGCGCTCCAGGCCCTGGCTCGAGTCAGGGCAGAAGCTATCGGTCAGAGCTATAACCTCGAGCTTCGCCAGCGTCTGTTCGAGGCCATTGCCGGGATGCCGACCGAGCAACGTGATGGCCGTCGTCTTGGCGGACTGTCATTGCGGTTCGTCGGTGACCTGAGTGCAGCTCGAGGTTGGGTCGGGTTGGGTATTACCCGACTGTTGTCAGGTGTCATCGTATTGCCTATGGCTGGGCTGTGCCTGTGGTGGTTGAATCCTTTGCTTGCCCTGGCGGGTGGTATTCCAATATTGCTGGCGGTGGCGGTTTCACTGGCAATGGGCAGCGCGCTCAATCGTCTGCACCACAACTTGCGTCGACGTCGCGCTGGTGTGGCTATTGCCGCCATGGAGCGTATCAGTATCGCGCGAGAGCTGGCGTTGATGAATCGCTTGCCACGCGAGTTGAGCTATCTCGAACGCAAGGGCTCTCGATCAGCGGATGATGCAGTGCAGCGTGTGCATCGAGTTGCCCTGTTGAGAGCCGTACCCAATGCCTCGTTGGGAATTTCCGCAGCCGCCATACTCTGGATCGCGGCGCAGGTCGGCATTCCTGTCGCCGAAGCGGCAGCGGCACTGTCGGTGTTGGCGGTTCTGGTTCTGCCCCTCAAGGAGTTCGTCGGGGTGTGGGACCGTTACAATGGATGGCGTATTGCACGAAGAAAGTGTCAGCGTCTGTTGGCGGAAGCGAGCGTGGTACCACGTCCGCGCCGGCAGCGTCGTGCCGTAGGTATCGACCTGGATAATATCTCGGTAGGCGGGGTATCGCTCAATCTCACCATTCGCCCCGGTCAGTGTGTGCGCATTGTGGCACGAGACGGTGATCAGGCCGGAATGCTGGTGGAGGCGATAGCCTTGCGGCGCTGTTGTGACACAGGCACCATCCGCTTCAGCAGCAACGAGTTGCCAGCAATATTATATGTCTGTGATACGCCAACCGTACTTCGGGGTAGTCTACGCCGTGCCTTGACCCTGGCGGCTGCGGCACGTCCAGGCGACGAGCGTCTGCGAGAAGTCGCCGTTGGCTGCGGTCTGGGTGAGTTGCTGAAGCGCCTGGGAGGCCTTGATGGCCGACTGGCTGAGCAGGGACGTAACCTGTTGCCCGGGGAGCGAATGCGGCTGTCCGTCGTTCAGGCGTTGGTTGCCCGGCCGGATATCATCGTCATCAATAGCCGGCTGTGGCCAGGCTTGGCAGATGGTCAGGCGCTATTGGAGCTGCTGGTGGCAACCGGCGCGACGCTGGTGCACACGTTGCCGGAAGGCATTGACGCTGGTAACAGCCATGTGCTGGTCGTGCAGGCATCCGACAGGGAGTGGAGCATTCAGCCGTCGGCGCCACAGGAAGAGGTCTTACGTACGGATACGCAATGA
- the radC gene encoding RadC family protein, with protein sequence MSIRHWPSTERPREKLIGHGAGALSDAELLAIILRVGTAGVSAVDLAREMLVAFGGLRSLLEVGHDQFCAHRGLGTATWVQLQAGQELARRHLACQLDKGEALTAPGLVRRYLSAQLRHLDHEVFAAIFLDTQHRVIRFEVLFQGTLDSASVYPREVAKRALALGAGALIIAHNHPSGVAEPSDADRRITERLREALALFDIRVLDHFVVGDGEVVSFAERGWV encoded by the coding sequence ATGTCGATACGCCATTGGCCCTCAACCGAGCGGCCGCGAGAGAAACTGATCGGCCATGGCGCCGGTGCCCTTAGTGATGCCGAGTTGTTGGCGATTATTCTGCGTGTTGGTACGGCAGGGGTTTCTGCTGTCGACCTTGCGCGAGAAATGTTGGTGGCATTTGGTGGCTTGCGATCATTGCTGGAAGTTGGTCACGATCAGTTCTGTGCCCATCGTGGCCTGGGGACAGCAACCTGGGTTCAGCTTCAGGCGGGGCAGGAGCTGGCGCGTAGACACCTGGCTTGCCAGCTCGACAAGGGCGAGGCGTTGACTGCTCCGGGCCTGGTGCGGCGTTATCTTTCTGCGCAGTTGCGTCATCTTGATCATGAGGTGTTTGCGGCGATCTTTCTCGATACTCAGCATCGGGTAATTCGTTTTGAAGTGTTGTTTCAGGGCACACTCGACAGCGCCTCTGTCTACCCTCGAGAAGTCGCCAAGCGCGCACTGGCGCTGGGGGCGGGTGCGCTTATCATTGCCCACAACCATCCCTCGGGAGTGGCCGAGCCCAGTGATGCTGATCGCCGCATCACCGAGCGCCTGCGCGAGGCGTTGGCGTTGTTCGACATCCGAGTGTTGGATCATTTTGTGGTTGGTGATGGAGAAGTGGTGTCTTTTGCCGAGCGAGGTTGGGTATAA